One region of Wyeomyia smithii strain HCP4-BCI-WySm-NY-G18 chromosome 3, ASM2978416v1, whole genome shotgun sequence genomic DNA includes:
- the LOC129732395 gene encoding uncharacterized protein LOC129732395 — MKIALFAFVVCCLLATMTLAAPHQQQKEDSLQLVKREETEAPQDGTEAKPAEEDSSSSEEDGEHHHHCGQEHSEDAPTDGEAAEPEEAPKEEGDAAPAAARKR, encoded by the exons ATGAAAATCGCCCTTTTCGCTTTCGTTGTTTGCTGTCTGTTGGCTACGATGACGCTGGCAG CACCCCACCAACAACAAAAAGAGGACAGTTTGCAGTTAGTCAAACGCGAGGAAACGGAAGCCCCACAGGATGGTACGGAAGCGAAGCCGGCGGAGGAAGATTCCTCCAGCAGTGAAGAAGATGGCGAACACCATCATCACTGCGGGCAAGAACACTCGGAGGATGCTCCCACAGACGGTGAAGCAGCGGAGCCTGAAGAAGCACCAAAGGAGGAAGGAGATGCCGCTCCCGCTGCCGCAAGAAAACGTTGA